In the genome of Nonlabens sp. MB-3u-79, one region contains:
- the glmM gene encoding phosphoglucosamine mutase, with amino-acid sequence MTLIKSISGIRGTIGGAPGDNLTPLDAVKFASAYALWIKENSGKMAPKVVIGRDARISGSMIQSLVQNTLIGMGCHIVDLGLSTTPTVELAVPNEQADGGIILTASHNPKQWNALKLLNNKGEFLDGVEGQKILDSADKEDFHYAEVDDLGTVQIIEDYIDQHIQMVLDMEVTQIDAIKAAGFKVVVDGVNSTGGIAIPALCKALGVEVVELYCDPTGHFPHNPEPLKEHLGDLCEAVKKHQAHFGITVDPDVDRLAFVDETGEMFGEEYTLVACADYILGHKKGNTVSNLSSSRALRDVTEKHGGTYFAAAVGEVNVVQKMKEKNAVIGGEGNGGIIYPESHYGRDALVGVAMFLSLLTEKKMKVSELRASYPSYFMSKKKVQLVKGMPVDAILEDIHAKYKSEEVTSIDGVKIDFADQWVHMRKSNTEPIIRIYTEAPTQEIADALADRFIAELEEIAQQHA; translated from the coding sequence ATGACTCTTATAAAATCTATTTCAGGAATACGCGGAACCATAGGTGGTGCACCAGGCGATAATTTAACGCCATTAGATGCGGTTAAATTTGCCAGCGCCTATGCCCTTTGGATCAAAGAAAACTCTGGCAAAATGGCTCCTAAGGTTGTGATAGGAAGAGATGCAAGGATAAGCGGTTCCATGATACAATCCTTAGTGCAAAATACTTTAATAGGTATGGGGTGTCATATCGTAGATTTAGGACTGAGTACAACTCCTACTGTAGAACTTGCGGTTCCCAATGAACAGGCAGATGGTGGCATCATTCTTACGGCTAGTCATAACCCTAAGCAATGGAATGCTTTGAAATTACTCAATAACAAGGGAGAATTCTTAGACGGGGTAGAAGGGCAAAAGATTTTGGACAGCGCTGATAAAGAAGATTTTCATTATGCTGAAGTGGATGATTTAGGAACTGTACAAATCATAGAAGATTATATAGACCAGCATATTCAGATGGTACTGGATATGGAAGTTACTCAAATAGACGCTATAAAAGCGGCTGGTTTTAAGGTGGTTGTAGATGGTGTAAACAGCACCGGAGGTATTGCTATTCCAGCTTTATGTAAAGCATTAGGAGTAGAAGTAGTAGAGTTGTACTGCGATCCTACAGGTCATTTTCCACATAATCCAGAACCACTTAAAGAGCACTTAGGAGATTTATGTGAAGCAGTTAAAAAACACCAGGCACATTTTGGGATTACCGTAGATCCAGATGTGGATCGACTGGCATTTGTCGATGAAACAGGAGAAATGTTTGGAGAAGAATATACCTTAGTCGCCTGTGCAGATTACATTTTGGGTCACAAAAAAGGGAATACGGTTTCTAACCTTTCCTCTTCAAGAGCTTTACGTGATGTGACTGAAAAACACGGAGGCACTTACTTTGCCGCTGCAGTAGGAGAGGTCAATGTGGTGCAAAAAATGAAAGAAAAAAACGCAGTGATAGGAGGAGAAGGAAATGGAGGTATTATATATCCTGAATCCCATTACGGTAGAGATGCATTAGTAGGTGTAGCTATGTTTCTTTCTTTACTTACTGAAAAGAAAATGAAAGTAAGCGAGTTGAGAGCCAGTTACCCTTCATACTTTATGAGTAAGAAAAAAGTTCAGCTGGTCAAAGGAATGCCAGTAGATGCAATTCTTGAGGATATTCATGCTAAATACAAATCTGAAGAAGTAACCAGTATAGATGGTGTTAAAATTGATTTTGCCGATCAATGGGTGCACATGAGAAAATCCAATACAGAACCTATTATACGTATCTATACCGAGGCTCCAACACAAGAAATAGCAGATGCTCTAGCTGATCGTTTTATTGCTGAACTCGAGGAGATAGCTCAACAGCACGCTTAG
- a CDS encoding ACP phosphodiesterase, whose protein sequence is MNYLAHIYLSKEDKELRIGNFIADAVKGKDFSMFPDRVAQGIILHRHIDTFTDTHPVVRKSKDLIREEYGHWSGVIVDIYYDHFLAANWSDFHHMPLEDYVQDFYTDLTDQYKVLPERVQKFLPYMIEQNWLYNYATVTGISKIFEQMNHRTKGKSKMNFAPIELVKYYQELEGHFRIFFKDLKIHVEQRTSEI, encoded by the coding sequence ATGAATTATCTCGCTCATATTTACCTTTCAAAAGAAGATAAAGAATTGAGAATAGGCAATTTTATTGCAGATGCGGTTAAAGGAAAAGACTTCAGTATGTTTCCAGATCGAGTGGCTCAGGGGATTATACTCCACCGTCATATTGATACTTTTACAGACACACATCCTGTGGTAAGAAAAAGCAAAGACTTGATTAGGGAAGAATACGGACACTGGAGCGGAGTTATTGTAGATATTTACTACGATCATTTCCTTGCTGCTAATTGGTCTGACTTTCATCACATGCCTTTAGAAGATTATGTGCAAGACTTTTACACAGACCTTACCGATCAATATAAGGTCTTACCAGAACGGGTTCAAAAGTTCTTGCCTTATATGATAGAACAAAATTGGCTGTATAATTATGCAACCGTAACGGGTATTTCCAAGATTTTTGAACAAATGAATCATCGAACCAAAGGGAAAAGCAAAATGAACTTTGCCCCTATAGAATTGGTCAAGTACTACCAGGAACTAGAAGGGCATTTTAGAATCTTTTTTAAGGATTTAAAAATTCATGTAGAACAACGTACTTCGGAGATATAG
- a CDS encoding threonine aldolase family protein, with translation MIDLRSDTVTKPSKGMMEAMFQAEVGDDVYKEDPTVNELERRVAELFGMDDALFFPTGSMANQAAIKMHTQPGEQLICDKYAHVYNYEGGGASFNSGVSCKLLDGSRGMITAAQVEAAINPPDFYHSPLTSLVCLENTTNKGGGACYDFQTFKEIKAVCTKHGLGLHLDGARLWNALVATGQDPKEYGEIFDTISVCFSKGMGTPLGTVLTGKKEIMKKAMRVRKVLGGGMRQIGFMAAAANYALDHNFDRLAEDHARAQELGNVLDSLDYVVKVAPVETNIVIFEVKDEKAVMDYCASKNLIISQMGPGKLRMVTHLDYTYENHLTVIQYLKDFIGT, from the coding sequence ATGATAGATTTAAGAAGTGATACAGTAACAAAACCTTCCAAAGGAATGATGGAGGCCATGTTTCAAGCCGAAGTAGGGGATGACGTTTATAAAGAAGACCCTACGGTAAACGAGTTAGAAAGGCGAGTGGCAGAGCTGTTTGGGATGGATGATGCCTTATTTTTCCCAACCGGAAGTATGGCAAATCAAGCTGCGATTAAAATGCATACACAACCTGGGGAGCAGTTGATATGTGATAAATATGCACATGTCTATAATTATGAAGGAGGGGGAGCTTCTTTTAATAGCGGTGTTTCTTGTAAATTATTGGATGGTTCCAGAGGTATGATAACGGCTGCTCAAGTAGAGGCAGCGATCAACCCGCCAGATTTTTACCACAGTCCATTGACTTCTTTAGTATGCTTGGAAAACACGACAAATAAAGGCGGTGGCGCTTGTTACGACTTTCAAACGTTTAAAGAAATTAAAGCCGTTTGTACAAAACACGGTCTGGGATTGCATCTCGATGGAGCACGTTTATGGAATGCACTAGTGGCTACTGGACAAGATCCTAAAGAGTATGGAGAAATTTTTGATACTATTTCTGTCTGTTTTTCTAAAGGAATGGGAACGCCATTAGGTACCGTTCTTACCGGTAAGAAAGAAATCATGAAAAAGGCAATGCGAGTACGTAAAGTACTGGGAGGCGGTATGCGACAAATAGGCTTTATGGCTGCTGCTGCAAATTATGCACTGGATCATAATTTTGATCGACTTGCAGAAGACCATGCTCGAGCACAAGAGCTGGGTAATGTACTCGATTCTCTTGATTATGTGGTAAAAGTAGCGCCGGTAGAGACCAACATAGTCATCTTTGAAGTGAAAGATGAGAAGGCGGTAATGGATTACTGTGCTTCAAAAAACTTGATCATAAGCCAAATGGGGCCAGGCAAGTTGAGAATGGTTACTCATTTAGATTATACGTACGAAAATCACCTAACGGTTATCCAATATTTGAAAGACTTTATAGGAACCTAG
- the prfB gene encoding peptide chain release factor 2, translating to MITAEQVKELQERVQKLKDYLQIDTKQIEVTNLEEKTFSPDFWNKPKDAEVIMKLLRNVKQWTTDYATALTLTEDLEVLFEFFKEGEASEDDVMAKHKAANDLIEKLEFKNMLSNEGDDMSAVLQITAGAGGTESCDWAEMLMRMYMMWAEKNGYKVKELNFQSGDVAGIKTVTLEIEGDYSFGWLKSENGVHRLVRISPFDSNAKRHTSFASVYVYPLADDSIEIDINPADINWEFARSSGAGGQNVNKVETKAILTHHPSGIVIHNSETRSQLENREKAMQMLKSQLFEIELQKRNAARKEIEAGKMKIEWGSQIRNYVLHPYKLIKDVRTGHETGNTDAVLNGDLDAFLKAFLMEESKEPPSNEL from the coding sequence ATGATTACTGCCGAACAGGTTAAAGAATTACAAGAACGCGTCCAAAAACTAAAGGATTATTTACAGATTGACACCAAGCAAATTGAAGTCACTAATCTAGAAGAAAAAACCTTTTCTCCAGATTTCTGGAACAAGCCTAAAGATGCAGAAGTGATCATGAAACTACTGCGTAACGTAAAGCAATGGACAACAGACTATGCTACAGCCCTAACCCTTACGGAAGATCTGGAAGTCCTCTTTGAGTTTTTTAAAGAAGGAGAGGCCAGTGAAGATGATGTTATGGCAAAGCATAAGGCCGCAAATGACCTCATCGAAAAATTAGAATTTAAAAACATGCTTTCTAACGAAGGTGATGATATGAGTGCCGTACTTCAAATCACTGCTGGAGCTGGCGGTACTGAATCCTGTGACTGGGCCGAAATGCTGATGAGGATGTACATGATGTGGGCCGAAAAGAACGGCTACAAAGTCAAAGAACTCAACTTTCAATCAGGAGATGTGGCCGGTATAAAAACCGTTACTCTTGAAATAGAAGGAGATTATAGTTTTGGCTGGTTAAAAAGTGAAAATGGTGTTCACCGACTGGTGCGCATCTCCCCTTTTGATTCTAATGCAAAACGTCATACTTCTTTTGCCTCTGTATATGTGTATCCGCTTGCTGATGATTCTATAGAAATAGATATCAACCCAGCAGATATTAATTGGGAATTTGCTAGATCCAGTGGTGCTGGTGGTCAAAACGTCAACAAAGTAGAAACTAAGGCCATACTGACTCACCATCCATCGGGTATCGTGATTCACAATTCTGAAACTCGTTCTCAGCTAGAAAACAGAGAGAAGGCCATGCAGATGTTAAAATCTCAGCTTTTTGAAATTGAATTACAAAAACGCAATGCTGCTCGAAAAGAAATAGAAGCTGGTAAGATGAAAATAGAATGGGGCTCTCAAATACGCAATTATGTATTACATCCTTATAAATTGATAAAAGATGTAAGAACTGGTCATGAAACTGGTAATACAGATGCCGTTCTCAACGGAGATTTAGATGCTTTTCTTAAAGCTTTCTTAATGGAAGAGAGCAAAGAGCCCCCTAGTAACGAGCTTTAA
- a CDS encoding outer membrane beta-barrel family protein, producing MKKILFLLVLFTSALNYSQNSNPITVKGKLVDKDSGVPLEFATVSFISAQPDQLPQGGVTDLEGNYSISVLPGTYTVKWEYITFKSISKENQVLIEDKDYGVISLVQDIAELDAAIVVAEKTTVDIRLDKKIYNIGKDLTVQGGTASDVLDNVPSVSVDVEGNVALRGNNSVRILIDGRPSALVGFSGAEALRQIPSEAIERIEVITSPSARYDAEGTAGILNIILRKNRIIGFNGSINLNTGYPERYGASTNLNFRTTKWNLFTNTGYRYRTSPGNAFTKIEYKFPDAPPTGTDLLGVNESREFGRLGRSYFTSFGAEYFINDDSSILANVVYRLGNDDDVNINNNQRFFADPTLNETNLREEQEAEDEEDLQFSLDYQSDLDDNGQKLKASAQFSTSIEDQESNILQTEIISNTINDLERVLETEDETEALVQVDWEKPVGEDIQYEAGYRGNYRDISNSFFFEEREDFPNGPLVPDATLNNTFSYEEFVNAVYGQYGQEFGKFSMLAGLRFEQTNISINQETTDVTSKKEYSSLFPTLNLGYEIQDGENFTLGYNRRVRRPRGRRLNPFAGRSSQNSFYQGNVDLDPTFSNQVDLGYLRRWEKLTISTSLYFNRSTDNVETIETTRLVDGNQAVFRFPVNLSTEERLGYELTLTYRPFKWWTINSDVNVFRVETDGDYEDLNFDFVNTTYFLRLNQKFELPAKFDFQTRINYRGASESAQGSQNGIATINLAASKEILKGQGSLTLNVSDLLNARRRESFTNTPSFISSSRFQWRERQVTLSFIYTFNQREKNNERGGEGEEYEFEG from the coding sequence ATGAAGAAAATTCTATTCTTATTAGTGCTATTTACCTCGGCATTAAACTATTCACAAAATTCTAACCCCATTACTGTAAAAGGGAAATTAGTTGATAAAGATTCTGGAGTTCCCTTAGAATTTGCTACGGTCTCCTTTATCAGTGCTCAACCAGATCAACTTCCTCAAGGAGGTGTTACCGATTTAGAAGGTAATTACAGCATCAGCGTTCTTCCAGGAACCTATACCGTAAAATGGGAATACATTACTTTTAAAAGTATTAGTAAAGAAAATCAAGTCCTTATAGAAGATAAAGATTATGGGGTTATTTCTTTGGTTCAAGATATCGCAGAGCTTGATGCAGCAATAGTCGTTGCAGAAAAAACAACCGTAGATATTAGACTGGATAAAAAAATCTATAACATCGGTAAAGATCTTACCGTACAAGGTGGAACGGCCAGTGATGTTCTTGACAATGTACCTTCAGTTTCTGTAGATGTTGAAGGAAACGTTGCCCTAAGAGGAAATAATAGTGTGCGTATTCTAATTGATGGTCGACCTAGTGCTTTAGTGGGCTTTAGTGGTGCAGAGGCCTTACGCCAAATACCGTCAGAAGCTATTGAAAGAATTGAAGTGATTACCTCACCTAGTGCACGATATGATGCTGAAGGAACTGCAGGTATTCTGAATATCATCCTGCGCAAAAACCGCATCATAGGTTTTAACGGTTCTATTAATTTAAACACGGGTTACCCTGAACGTTATGGAGCCTCTACTAACTTAAACTTTCGTACCACCAAGTGGAACCTATTTACCAATACAGGTTACCGCTACAGGACTTCTCCTGGAAATGCTTTCACTAAAATTGAATACAAGTTCCCCGACGCTCCGCCAACTGGCACAGATTTGTTAGGAGTAAATGAAAGCCGTGAATTTGGCCGTTTAGGTAGGAGTTATTTTACCAGTTTTGGGGCTGAATATTTTATTAATGATGACAGTAGTATTCTCGCTAATGTAGTCTATCGCTTAGGTAATGATGATGATGTAAATATCAACAACAACCAACGATTTTTTGCTGATCCTACCCTTAATGAAACCAACTTAAGAGAAGAACAAGAAGCTGAAGATGAAGAGGATCTTCAATTTTCTTTAGATTATCAAAGCGATTTAGATGACAACGGACAAAAACTGAAAGCAAGTGCACAATTTTCAACATCTATAGAAGATCAGGAATCAAATATCTTACAAACTGAAATTATTTCCAATACGATCAATGACCTAGAACGTGTTTTAGAAACAGAAGATGAAACAGAAGCCTTGGTACAAGTTGATTGGGAAAAACCGGTTGGTGAGGACATTCAGTATGAAGCGGGTTATAGAGGCAATTATAGGGACATCTCTAACAGTTTCTTCTTTGAGGAAAGAGAAGATTTCCCCAATGGCCCTTTAGTTCCAGATGCAACTTTAAACAACACCTTTAGCTATGAAGAGTTTGTGAATGCGGTCTATGGACAATATGGTCAAGAGTTTGGTAAATTTTCCATGCTTGCTGGTTTAAGATTTGAGCAAACCAATATTTCTATTAATCAAGAAACAACAGATGTGACCAGCAAAAAAGAATACAGCAGTTTGTTCCCTACATTGAATCTAGGTTATGAAATACAAGACGGTGAGAATTTCACCTTGGGATACAACCGAAGAGTACGTCGACCTAGAGGACGTAGATTGAATCCATTTGCAGGCAGATCAAGTCAAAACTCCTTTTATCAAGGGAATGTAGATCTAGATCCGACTTTTTCAAATCAAGTGGACTTAGGCTACTTAAGGAGGTGGGAAAAATTGACCATAAGTACATCCCTATATTTTAATCGCAGTACTGATAATGTAGAAACTATCGAAACTACGAGGTTAGTAGATGGAAATCAAGCCGTTTTTAGATTTCCAGTGAATCTTTCTACAGAAGAGCGATTAGGCTATGAGCTTACCCTTACCTACAGACCTTTTAAGTGGTGGACCATCAATAGTGATGTAAATGTTTTTAGAGTAGAAACTGATGGAGACTATGAAGATCTAAATTTTGATTTTGTAAACACCACCTACTTTTTAAGATTAAATCAAAAATTTGAGCTACCCGCTAAATTTGATTTCCAAACACGTATCAATTACCGCGGGGCATCAGAAAGTGCTCAAGGATCTCAAAACGGTATCGCTACCATCAACTTAGCAGCTAGTAAGGAGATTTTAAAGGGACAAGGCTCCCTTACACTTAATGTGAGTGATTTATTAAATGCAAGAAGGCGAGAATCTTTCACCAATACTCCTAGTTTTATTTCTAGCAGCAGGTTCCAATGGAGAGAGCGTCAAGTAACACTTTCATTTATATACACGTTCAATCAAAGAGAAAAAAATAACGAACGTGGTGGTGAAGGTGAAGAATACGAATTTGAAGGATAG